A stretch of the Desulfobacter sp. genome encodes the following:
- a CDS encoding acetate--CoA ligase family protein → MDVPIDFKGITRILSRAWDQGRDYLFEYEVYELLSRSGAETPPKSNFIARGARCSDEELMAFPGDRTVLKIVSPYIIHKTEVGGVRVVDKDPNLIRSALRRMIYEVPENYAGRMGQDPLGLPEHYWGLSGEALVAAVFRDIKGVLQVQFMPPDSTAFGNELIAGLRHTREFGSILSAGLGGTDTELYAKRFRKGQAIVAASTAMGDGQAFFQLYRQTISYRKLAGLTRGQRRIVTDEQLVECFESFVQLGNFYAQNNPDAPFVIEELEINPFAFTDYLMVPLDGMCRFFKQRKVALKRPVSKIHHLLHPKKIGIIGVSGSRKNFGRIILDNILAEGFDPNDIVIFKRGQARIQGIDCLPDLSALKQDQDKTLDLFIVALGASQVPGLVEEIIQKDAAHSVMLIAGGMGETHDSQDLAEQVRAMINQARSGKGPTGEKGRGPVFLGANCMGVISRPGAYDTWFIPEGKLPKTRNHTVCRAALISQSGAFMLHRSHQCPQLSPAYMISMGNQTDLTLGDMVAYFMDSDQVDVIAVYAEGFNDLDGLAFCRAVRRAVLSGKEVVFYKAGRTPEGKAATSSHTASLAGDYMVCESCVAQAGAIVARSFSEFSELMLLSETLSHKIIRGNRLAAVSGAGFEAVGMADSIQSDDFSMEFAQYSPNTRSAIEKLLRAKGLDSLVILSNPLDINPSADDEAHGEIARILSLDPGVDAVILSLDLMSPAMQTLEASSDKKFLMDQEGSILNRMIALEDQSVTPIVAVVDGGRLYDPLRDALMAGGVPVFSVCDKAVAALSLYLQGRLRADAIRCNQGPEPRR, encoded by the coding sequence GTGGATGTGCCCATAGATTTTAAGGGGATTACCCGTATATTGTCCCGGGCCTGGGATCAGGGCCGGGATTATTTGTTTGAATATGAGGTGTACGAACTGTTGTCCCGATCCGGGGCGGAAACCCCGCCAAAGAGCAATTTTATTGCCAGGGGAGCCAGATGTTCTGACGAGGAACTCATGGCCTTTCCCGGGGACAGGACCGTACTTAAAATCGTATCCCCCTATATTATCCATAAAACAGAGGTGGGCGGGGTGAGGGTGGTGGACAAGGACCCCAACCTGATTCGGTCCGCCTTGCGACGGATGATATATGAGGTGCCTGAAAATTATGCCGGCCGCATGGGGCAGGATCCTTTGGGACTGCCTGAACATTATTGGGGGCTGTCCGGAGAGGCCCTTGTGGCTGCCGTGTTCAGGGATATCAAAGGGGTGCTTCAGGTCCAGTTCATGCCGCCGGACTCTACGGCATTCGGCAATGAACTTATTGCAGGCCTTCGCCACACAAGGGAGTTTGGGTCTATCCTTTCTGCAGGGCTTGGGGGAACTGATACCGAGCTTTATGCCAAACGGTTCAGGAAGGGCCAGGCCATTGTGGCGGCCTCAACCGCCATGGGAGACGGGCAGGCGTTTTTCCAATTATACAGGCAGACCATTTCCTATCGGAAACTGGCCGGGCTCACCCGGGGCCAGCGGCGGATTGTCACGGACGAGCAATTGGTGGAATGTTTTGAATCCTTTGTCCAACTGGGTAATTTTTATGCCCAGAATAATCCGGATGCCCCGTTTGTGATTGAAGAACTTGAGATAAATCCCTTTGCCTTTACCGATTATCTCATGGTGCCCCTGGACGGGATGTGCCGATTTTTCAAACAGCGAAAGGTTGCCTTAAAGCGGCCTGTTTCTAAAATTCATCACCTGCTTCATCCCAAGAAAATCGGGATCATCGGGGTGTCCGGGTCCCGGAAGAATTTCGGGCGGATTATTCTGGACAATATTCTGGCAGAAGGGTTTGATCCCAATGACATTGTGATTTTTAAACGGGGACAGGCCCGTATTCAGGGGATTGACTGTCTGCCGGATCTGTCTGCTTTGAAACAGGATCAGGACAAAACGCTTGATCTATTTATTGTGGCCCTTGGGGCGTCTCAGGTGCCTGGGCTGGTGGAAGAGATCATTCAAAAGGATGCTGCCCACAGCGTGATGCTCATTGCCGGCGGCATGGGGGAAACCCATGACAGCCAGGATTTGGCAGAACAGGTTCGGGCCATGATCAATCAGGCCCGGTCCGGGAAGGGTCCAACCGGAGAAAAAGGCAGGGGGCCGGTATTTCTCGGCGCCAATTGTATGGGGGTGATTTCAAGGCCCGGGGCTTACGATACCTGGTTTATCCCCGAGGGAAAGCTGCCCAAGACCCGGAACCATACCGTATGCCGTGCTGCCCTGATCAGCCAGAGCGGGGCTTTCATGCTTCACAGGTCCCATCAATGCCCCCAATTGTCCCCCGCCTATATGATTTCCATGGGCAACCAGACCGATCTTACCCTGGGGGATATGGTGGCCTATTTTATGGATTCAGACCAGGTGGATGTGATCGCGGTCTATGCCGAAGGGTTTAACGATCTTGACGGCCTGGCATTCTGCCGGGCCGTTCGCCGTGCTGTGCTTTCCGGCAAGGAAGTGGTCTTTTACAAGGCCGGCCGGACCCCCGAGGGCAAGGCGGCCACCTCCAGTCATACCGCTTCTCTGGCAGGGGATTATATGGTCTGTGAAAGCTGTGTGGCCCAGGCCGGTGCCATTGTGGCCCGAAGTTTTTCAGAATTTTCCGAACTCATGCTTTTATCTGAAACCCTGAGTCATAAAATTATCCGGGGCAACCGTCTGGCTGCCGTGAGCGGGGCAGGATTTGAGGCCGTGGGCATGGCCGACTCCATCCAAAGCGATGATTTTTCCATGGAATTTGCCCAGTATAGTCCAAATACCCGCAGCGCCATTGAAAAACTGCTCAGGGCCAAGGGGCTGGACTCCTTGGTGATCCTGTCCAACCCTTTGGATATCAATCCCTCTGCCGATGATGAGGCCCATGGGGAAATTGCCAGGATTTTAAGCCTGGATCCGGGCGTGGACGCCGTGATTCTGAGTCTGGATCTCATGTCCCCGGCCATGCAGACCCTTGAAGCCTCTTCAGATAAAAAATTTCTCATGGACCAGGAGGGATCCATTCTCAACCGGATGATCGCGCTCGAGGATCAGTCCGTCACCCCCATTGTTGCCGTGGTGGACGGCGGGCGGCTTTACGATCCTCTCAGGGATGCGCTCATGGCAGGGGGAGTGCCGGTATTTTCTGTTTGTGACAAGGCTGTTGCCGCCCTGTCCCTCTACCTTCAGGGACGGTTGAGGGCCGATGCCATCCGCTGTAATCAAGGTCCGGAACCCAGGAGATAA
- a CDS encoding CoA-binding protein has translation MNKRIQGVLITQYLPPVSDALGNELLVSLRWTREFGMVITAGLGGTDTELYAERFRLRQAVVSSSTAHVTGEQFFDLFEKTIAYEKISGQTRGVERLVSDEQLMECFGAFISVGNYFSPLNPEAPYVIEELEVNPFALVDYEMVSLDGLCRFSQPFTSAVPRGIDRIGNLLAPETLAIVGVSSTQMNFGRHILANVIRAGFPKQNISIVSSKADQIDHVTCVRDITQVKGVDLLVVAVGASQVPALIDEIIDHDRARSVILIPGGLGETQGSQDRARAVIEKIHSAHARKGGGPVFLGGNCLGMISRPGCLDTFFTPESCTPKRMDSPPGPVALVSQSGAFALVRMSGLAGGDPAYNITVGNQMDLTIGDFITWLSNAENISIICVYAEGFQDLDGLHACQGIRRAVDQGKEVIVYKAGRTPQGKKATSGHTASVAGDYMVCTSCLGQAGALVTDSLEEFDGLMNLAAFLHDKEISGFGIAALSPAGFETVGIADSLESKDSFLDLPELTQKTRKRIADLFDRAHLLDIMDIKNPLDLTPAAPDEVYIGAIEAMTQDENINAVVSSLGSLAPATLDTPAMNTPLVYSTGPDALGEHLPRLVAESKIPVVLFNDAGRVHEPINQRLRDQGIPVFDSCSQAMGLLARYTAYRLRLSGIETRQNTDPSET, from the coding sequence GTGAACAAAAGGATACAGGGGGTGCTCATCACCCAGTACCTGCCCCCGGTCTCGGATGCCCTGGGAAATGAGCTTCTGGTCAGCCTGCGCTGGACCCGGGAGTTTGGCATGGTCATCACCGCAGGGCTGGGTGGAACCGATACCGAGCTTTATGCCGAGCGGTTTCGTCTGAGACAGGCTGTGGTCTCTTCATCCACCGCCCATGTTACAGGAGAACAATTTTTTGATCTCTTTGAAAAAACCATTGCCTATGAAAAAATATCCGGCCAGACCCGGGGGGTCGAGCGGCTGGTCTCTGACGAGCAGCTCATGGAATGTTTTGGCGCCTTTATCAGCGTGGGCAATTATTTTTCCCCGCTGAATCCTGAAGCGCCCTATGTGATTGAAGAACTGGAGGTGAATCCCTTTGCGTTGGTGGACTATGAAATGGTCTCCCTGGACGGGCTGTGCCGGTTTTCACAACCCTTTACCTCGGCGGTTCCCCGGGGGATAGACCGGATCGGGAATCTTTTGGCCCCTGAGACCCTGGCCATTGTCGGGGTCTCTTCAACACAGATGAACTTTGGCCGGCATATTCTTGCCAACGTGATCCGGGCCGGGTTTCCAAAACAAAATATATCCATTGTCTCTTCCAAGGCTGACCAGATTGACCATGTGACCTGTGTCCGGGATATCACCCAAGTGAAGGGGGTTGATCTTTTGGTGGTGGCTGTGGGCGCATCTCAGGTGCCGGCCCTGATTGACGAGATTATCGACCATGACCGTGCCAGGAGCGTTATTCTGATTCCGGGCGGACTTGGGGAGACCCAGGGGAGTCAGGACCGGGCCAGGGCCGTGATAGAGAAAATACATTCAGCCCATGCCCGTAAGGGCGGAGGTCCGGTCTTTCTCGGGGGCAACTGCCTGGGCATGATCAGCCGGCCCGGGTGTCTGGATACCTTTTTTACACCCGAGTCCTGCACGCCCAAACGAATGGATTCTCCTCCCGGTCCCGTGGCCCTGGTCAGCCAGAGCGGCGCCTTTGCCCTGGTACGAATGTCAGGCCTTGCTGGCGGGGATCCCGCCTATAATATCACCGTTGGCAACCAGATGGATTTGACCATAGGAGATTTTATCACCTGGCTTTCCAATGCTGAAAATATCAGTATTATCTGTGTTTATGCCGAAGGGTTTCAGGATTTGGACGGGCTCCATGCTTGTCAGGGGATCCGCAGGGCCGTGGACCAGGGAAAAGAGGTGATTGTCTACAAGGCCGGCCGGACGCCCCAGGGGAAAAAAGCCACCTCCGGCCATACCGCATCGGTGGCAGGGGATTATATGGTCTGCACCTCCTGCCTTGGCCAGGCAGGGGCTCTGGTGACCGATTCTCTGGAAGAATTTGACGGCCTGATGAATCTGGCCGCCTTTCTCCATGACAAAGAGATTTCAGGGTTTGGGATTGCTGCTTTAAGTCCTGCAGGCTTTGAAACCGTCGGCATTGCCGATTCTCTGGAATCCAAGGATTCTTTTTTGGATTTGCCGGAACTGACCCAAAAGACCCGGAAACGGATTGCAGATCTTTTTGACCGGGCCCACCTTTTGGATATCATGGATATTAAAAATCCCCTGGATTTGACCCCGGCAGCTCCGGATGAGGTGTATATCGGGGCCATTGAGGCCATGACCCAGGATGAGAATATCAATGCCGTGGTTTCGTCTTTAGGCTCTCTGGCACCGGCCACCCTTGATACCCCGGCAATGAATACGCCTCTGGTATACAGCACAGGGCCCGACGCTTTGGGCGAACACCTGCCAAGGCTTGTGGCCGAGTCTAAAATTCCGGTTGTCCTGTTCAACGATGCCGGCCGGGTCCATGAGCCGATTAACCAGCGGCTGCGGGACCAAGGTATTCCTGTGTTTGATTCGTGCAGCCAGGCCATGGGGCTGTTGGCCCGGTATACCGCCTATCGGCTCAGGCTTTCCGGGATAGAGACCCGTCAGAATACAGATCCGTCTGAAACTTAA
- a CDS encoding acetate--CoA ligase family protein, whose protein sequence is MQLFIDFDKMTQVFSQAAGQGRFLLFEHETYELLFARNHRLTSDVLVPFIGDKVVIKVVSPDVVHKSDVGGVKVVDRLAGKVRSESRRMVDMVSQ, encoded by the coding sequence ATGCAGCTTTTTATTGATTTTGACAAAATGACCCAAGTCTTTTCCCAGGCCGCAGGCCAGGGACGGTTCTTGCTATTTGAGCATGAAACCTATGAACTGCTGTTTGCCCGGAACCACCGGTTGACCTCGGATGTGCTGGTCCCCTTTATTGGAGACAAAGTGGTCATCAAGGTGGTCAGCCCCGATGTGGTGCACAAGTCTGATGTGGGCGGCGTCAAGGTGGTGGACCGGCTGGCCGGAAAGGTCAGAAGTGAGAGCCGGCGTATGGTGGACATGGTTTCCCAGTAA
- a CDS encoding DUF3820 family protein: protein MNIPVTPDKKAFIDLATCKMPFGKYAGYRLVDLPERYLVWFSQKGFPKGKLGEQLQEVYEIKRNGLEYLFK from the coding sequence ATGAACATCCCGGTTACACCTGATAAAAAAGCATTTATCGACCTTGCCACCTGCAAAATGCCCTTTGGCAAATATGCAGGCTACCGTCTTGTGGATCTTCCGGAACGGTATCTTGTATGGTTCTCTCAAAAGGGGTTTCCCAAGGGAAAACTTGGAGAACAATTGCAGGAGGTGTATGAAATAAAACGAAACGGGCTTGAGTATCTTTTTAAATAG
- a CDS encoding FAD:protein FMN transferase — translation MLRLNNFILILVIWFLSLSTAAAGEYLLSGQTMGTFYRIKFLSSKPVAKALWQEKTDLRLKQVNARLSMYQKKSEISRFNQSEPNQKFRLSKDFYQVLLECKNLHTLTQGAWDGTVKPLVDLWGFGTQDNSRRIPLAQEITAALAKTGFDKLILADHSLTKTQPGVTLDLGSIAKGYGVDEIARLFRDSGVKDYLVEIGGELAGSGRNKKGNPWAVGISRPEKIQASQGLYKVISLDNMAIATSGNYRNFFEHKGKTYSHIISPKTGFPVDTLVVSASVIAKNCTLADGLATALMVMPPEKGIALTDRMEDTECLIIKKQGERLVPFKSKGFKNFEQDF, via the coding sequence ATGCTGAGACTAAACAATTTCATCCTCATCCTGGTCATCTGGTTTTTGTCCCTGTCGACGGCAGCAGCCGGCGAGTATCTTCTGTCCGGACAAACCATGGGCACCTTTTACCGGATTAAATTTCTCAGTTCAAAACCTGTGGCAAAGGCGCTGTGGCAGGAAAAAACAGATCTCCGGCTCAAACAGGTCAATGCCAGGCTGTCCATGTATCAAAAGAAGAGTGAAATTTCCAGATTCAACCAATCTGAGCCAAACCAAAAATTCCGGCTGTCAAAGGACTTTTATCAGGTATTGCTTGAATGCAAAAATCTTCACACCCTCACCCAGGGGGCCTGGGACGGGACAGTCAAACCCCTGGTGGATCTCTGGGGATTCGGCACCCAGGACAACTCCAGGCGCATCCCTTTGGCCCAAGAGATAACCGCAGCCCTGGCCAAAACCGGATTTGACAAACTCATCCTGGCAGACCACAGCCTGACCAAAACCCAACCCGGGGTCACCCTGGACTTAGGCTCCATTGCCAAAGGCTATGGGGTGGATGAAATCGCCCGGCTGTTCAGGGATTCAGGCGTTAAAGACTATCTGGTGGAAATCGGCGGAGAGCTTGCAGGGTCGGGAAGAAACAAAAAAGGAAATCCCTGGGCCGTGGGCATATCAAGGCCTGAAAAAATCCAAGCCAGCCAGGGCCTGTACAAGGTCATTTCCCTGGACAACATGGCCATTGCCACTTCGGGAAATTACAGGAACTTTTTTGAACACAAGGGCAAAACCTATTCCCACATCATCTCTCCTAAAACCGGGTTTCCGGTGGATACCCTTGTGGTCAGCGCCTCGGTGATCGCCAAAAACTGTACCCTGGCAGACGGTCTTGCCACCGCATTGATGGTCATGCCCCCTGAAAAGGGTATTGCCCTGACCGACAGAATGGAAGACACAGAATGCCTGATTATCAAAAAACAAGGAGAACGTCTGGTGCCGTTCAAGTCCAAGGGATTTAAAAACTTTGAACAAGACTTTTAA
- a CDS encoding methyl-accepting chemotaxis protein encodes MTFFKNLSIKYKLFFAYAAVSLVVFSISFALLFFQVRNSIESRIQEALSKSNQAITDLVETAATISIKNHLQDIAENNLKIITHLFQSSLKGQIPVSQAKNKAEKILLSQTIGKTGYIYCVDSLGTLQVHPQKRIQGKNIAVNTFIQDQTKKKSGYLEYHWKNPGETTERAKALYMVYFEPWDWIVSVSSYRAEFAQLVSIEDFKDKVLDRTFGKTGYSFIFDIQGNMVIHPELSGNFFDLRQTRGKRILQEMIDKKHGYLTYFWKNPSEALAREKFVAFDHIPDFDWIIASSSYTAEVFSPLSEMRATFLIIFALTLSFIGCVSMILSDSITQPLTAFIKRFEKGAEGDLTSKMKTVRQDEIGQLSSSFNLFMDRIKAYQNGISLEIKTRKKTEKQLQTLRNDLADIIDSMPSMLIGVDKKMQVTLWNKKTAN; translated from the coding sequence ATGACCTTTTTTAAAAACTTATCCATAAAGTACAAACTCTTTTTTGCCTATGCTGCGGTGTCGCTTGTTGTTTTTTCCATCAGTTTTGCCCTGCTTTTCTTCCAGGTACGCAACAGCATAGAATCCCGCATCCAAGAAGCGCTGAGCAAATCCAACCAGGCCATCACCGACCTTGTGGAAACGGCGGCCACCATTTCCATTAAAAATCATCTCCAGGACATTGCCGAAAACAACTTAAAAATAATCACCCACCTTTTCCAGTCCTCTCTCAAGGGCCAAATTCCCGTAAGCCAGGCCAAAAACAAGGCTGAAAAAATCCTGCTCAGCCAGACCATCGGCAAGACCGGTTATATCTATTGCGTTGACAGTCTGGGAACTCTCCAGGTTCACCCCCAAAAAAGAATTCAGGGGAAAAACATTGCCGTCAACACATTTATTCAAGACCAGACCAAAAAAAAATCAGGATACCTGGAATACCATTGGAAAAATCCGGGAGAAACAACAGAACGGGCCAAAGCCCTTTATATGGTTTATTTTGAACCCTGGGACTGGATCGTATCTGTCTCATCCTATCGGGCGGAATTTGCCCAGCTGGTCTCAATAGAGGATTTCAAGGATAAAGTCTTAGACCGGACCTTTGGAAAGACCGGATATTCTTTTATCTTTGACATCCAGGGCAATATGGTGATCCACCCTGAACTTTCAGGCAATTTCTTTGATCTCCGGCAAACCCGGGGCAAGCGAATCCTCCAGGAGATGATTGATAAAAAACACGGGTACCTGACCTATTTTTGGAAAAACCCCTCCGAAGCCCTTGCCAGGGAGAAATTCGTTGCCTTTGACCATATCCCTGATTTTGACTGGATCATTGCCTCATCCTCATACACGGCCGAGGTCTTTTCACCCCTCTCTGAAATGCGGGCAACCTTTTTAATCATATTTGCCCTGACCCTTTCTTTTATCGGCTGTGTGTCCATGATTCTCAGCGACTCTATTACCCAACCGCTGACCGCCTTTATCAAACGGTTTGAAAAGGGGGCTGAAGGGGACCTGACATCTAAGATGAAGACGGTCAGGCAGGATGAAATCGGTCAATTGTCCAGCAGTTTCAATCTGTTCATGGACCGGATAAAGGCCTATCAAAACGGAATTTCCCTGGAAATAAAAACCAGAAAAAAAACAGAAAAGCAATTGCAGACCCTGAGAAACGACCTTGCCGATATTATTGATTCCATGCCCTCCATGCTCATCGGGGTGGATAAAAAAATGCAGGTGACCCTATGGAACAAAAAAACGGCCAACTAA
- a CDS encoding YedE-related selenium metabolism membrane protein produces MGKNFFSTRRGIIAVGAIIGILAALLQKLGNPGNMGICVACFERDIAGALGFHRASVVQYMRPEIIGFVIGSFAAAYGFKEFKPRCGSAPMVRFVLGIFAMIGALVFLGCPWRAVLRLAGGDWNAIVGLLGLASGIYIGVLFLKNGYNLGRSQSTHAGAGWIFPLIMVGFLVLMLIYPQVDGENKSGVLFYSLKGPGFMHAPILISLLVSLGIGFIAQRSRFCTMGALRDLILFGQTHLLSGFLALVVFALTTNVILGQFHPGFANQPVAHTVHMWNFLGMALAGLAFALAGGCPGRQLFLAGEGDSDAAVFVMGMIVGAGFAHNFGLASSPKGVGPHGIAAVVVGFAVCLFIGFTMRKKLSV; encoded by the coding sequence ATGGGTAAAAATTTTTTTTCCACCCGTAGGGGGATTATTGCTGTGGGTGCCATCATCGGTATCCTTGCCGCACTTTTACAAAAATTGGGAAATCCCGGGAACATGGGCATCTGCGTGGCCTGTTTTGAACGGGACATTGCCGGTGCACTAGGGTTTCACAGGGCCTCCGTCGTTCAGTACATGCGCCCGGAAATCATTGGATTTGTTATAGGGTCTTTTGCAGCGGCCTATGGGTTTAAAGAGTTTAAACCCCGTTGCGGATCAGCCCCCATGGTCCGTTTTGTTCTGGGCATCTTTGCCATGATCGGCGCCCTTGTTTTTCTGGGATGCCCATGGCGGGCCGTGCTGCGCCTGGCCGGAGGAGACTGGAACGCCATTGTGGGTCTTCTAGGGCTTGCATCGGGCATATATATCGGGGTGCTGTTTTTGAAAAACGGGTATAATCTGGGACGGTCCCAGTCCACCCACGCAGGTGCCGGATGGATTTTCCCCCTGATCATGGTAGGCTTTCTGGTTCTCATGCTCATTTATCCCCAGGTAGACGGAGAAAATAAAAGCGGTGTTCTCTTTTACAGCCTCAAGGGACCGGGGTTCATGCACGCCCCGATTCTCATCTCTCTTCTGGTCAGCTTGGGGATTGGATTTATTGCCCAGCGCAGCCGGTTCTGCACCATGGGGGCCTTAAGAGATCTGATCCTCTTTGGCCAGACCCATCTTTTGAGCGGGTTTCTGGCCCTGGTGGTGTTTGCCCTGACAACCAATGTGATCTTGGGTCAGTTTCACCCGGGATTTGCCAATCAGCCGGTGGCTCACACCGTACACATGTGGAATTTTCTGGGCATGGCCCTGGCCGGCCTGGCCTTTGCCCTGGCCGGAGGCTGCCCCGGACGCCAGCTGTTTTTGGCAGGGGAAGGAGATTCAGATGCGGCTGTTTTTGTCATGGGCATGATCGTGGGCGCCGGATTTGCCCATAATTTTGGTCTGGCAAGCTCCCCCAAAGGGGTGGGCCCCCACGGCATTGCCGCCGTCGTGGTCGGATTTGCCGTTTGCCTATTTATCGGGTTTACCATGAGAAAAAAACTGTCAGTCTAA
- a CDS encoding sulfurtransferase TusA family protein, whose product MSKIIDARGLSCPQPVLMTLDEIKSGTDNEIQVIVDNEASKENVTRAAKSKGCTIKEITNDGDESKINILKG is encoded by the coding sequence ATGAGTAAAATAATTGATGCAAGGGGACTTTCCTGCCCCCAGCCGGTGTTGATGACTCTGGATGAAATAAAATCCGGGACGGATAATGAAATCCAGGTTATAGTAGACAATGAAGCGTCCAAAGAAAATGTAACCCGAGCAGCTAAAAGTAAGGGCTGTACAATCAAAGAAATCACAAACGATGGTGATGAATCCAAAATTAATATCCTGAAAGGCTAA
- a CDS encoding DUF3343 domain-containing protein codes for MFGLNLSFFKKKENSPAQVPKKDLGILVFENTSEVIQAENFLKSKGWQVRVMGPPPGIQSGCDLVIEFPLIEKLLLLRQLSQAGIPPLEMVPVTHPLLRPVDLFHTKDFGEYLMVRAANMKLTIHKKTRRIVNVSGGGCPDVPFLAQKMVGQHLDEAPRPGKIGHTLCGYALEIAHKEMIRQCSE; via the coding sequence ATGTTCGGTCTTAATTTGAGTTTTTTTAAAAAAAAAGAAAACTCCCCTGCCCAGGTCCCGAAAAAGGACCTGGGTATCCTTGTTTTTGAGAACACAAGCGAGGTGATCCAGGCAGAAAACTTTTTAAAATCCAAGGGATGGCAGGTCCGGGTGATGGGACCTCCCCCGGGAATTCAAAGCGGGTGTGACCTTGTTATTGAGTTTCCCCTCATTGAAAAACTTTTGCTGTTAAGGCAGTTAAGCCAGGCAGGCATCCCCCCCCTGGAAATGGTACCGGTGACCCATCCCCTGCTCCGGCCTGTGGATTTGTTTCACACCAAGGATTTCGGAGAGTATCTCATGGTCAGGGCCGCCAATATGAAACTGACCATCCACAAGAAAACAAGACGCATTGTCAATGTCTCCGGCGGCGGATGCCCTGATGTGCCTTTTCTGGCCCAAAAAATGGTGGGGCAGCATCTGGACGAGGCCCCGAGGCCCGGAAAAATCGGACACACCCTTTGCGGATATGCCCTGGAAATTGCCCACAAGGAGATGATTCGCCAATGCTCGGAATAG
- a CDS encoding sugar kinase — protein sequence MLGIVGTVPDESFPLTCGRIRLDEEFIVIKGIKVAINRGTPALIGAAVKTGQVLGLTEIKGFLVGDIGLGKGSRALYHDLTLTLPQMRLDTLVFHYLQPDVDWHNRVIFAVEEMEKRPKLIADAGFMYAAKMSGQAPSYDLFTPDVGELAFLADETAPHPFYTRGFILHQDNQVPDLISRALEHGNAAQHLMVKGSTDYVVCKGKIIDCIDQPSADAMEAMGGTGDTLTGILSALVQAGFTIPEAAKIAALTNRLAGVSAQPTPASQVMDIIRQIPRALTHALETLKISL from the coding sequence ATGCTCGGAATAGTCGGAACCGTTCCTGATGAGTCCTTTCCTTTGACCTGCGGCCGGATTCGCCTGGACGAAGAATTTATTGTGATCAAGGGCATAAAGGTGGCGATCAACCGGGGCACCCCGGCCTTGATCGGTGCTGCCGTCAAAACCGGGCAGGTCCTGGGCCTCACCGAAATCAAAGGATTTCTGGTCGGGGATATCGGACTGGGCAAAGGCAGCCGTGCCCTTTACCATGACCTGACCCTCACCCTTCCCCAAATGAGATTAGACACCCTGGTATTTCATTATCTCCAGCCCGACGTGGACTGGCACAACCGGGTGATCTTTGCCGTGGAGGAGATGGAAAAAAGGCCCAAGCTCATTGCAGATGCAGGCTTTATGTATGCAGCCAAAATGAGCGGCCAGGCCCCATCCTATGACCTGTTCACCCCGGATGTGGGAGAGCTGGCCTTTCTGGCCGATGAAACAGCCCCCCATCCCTTTTACACCCGGGGGTTTATCCTCCACCAGGACAACCAGGTCCCGGATCTGATTTCCCGGGCCCTGGAACACGGGAACGCCGCCCAGCATCTCATGGTCAAGGGCTCAACCGATTATGTGGTCTGCAAAGGAAAAATCATAGACTGCATCGACCAGCCCAGTGCCGATGCCATGGAGGCCATGGGCGGCACCGGCGACACCCTGACAGGTATTCTCTCTGCCCTGGTCCAGGCAGGCTTTACCATTCCTGAGGCCGCAAAGATTGCCGCCCTGACCAATCGCCTTGCAGGGGTTTCTGCCCAGCCCACCCCCGCCTCCCAGGTCATGGATATTATCCGCCAGATTCCCCGGGCATTGACCCATGCCCTTGAAACCTTGAAAATATCCTTATAA
- a CDS encoding lysoplasmalogenase: MGLFKFKGENKDAFGLGVFFSGIGDILLELPFDGLFEAGMAAFILAHCFYIALFLARPKLTPVRGLVMGGMVVFTLWFGAFLFPGLKGMMVPIYVYLGVILCMGISACLGRDNHWMVIAGAIVFIISDSLIAWTRFVTPIPHSSLWVMLTYYLAQAMLALGVFRSYPNIS; this comes from the coding sequence TTGGGCCTTTTTAAATTTAAAGGGGAAAACAAAGATGCTTTTGGGCTTGGGGTTTTTTTTTCAGGCATTGGGGATATCCTGCTTGAGCTCCCTTTTGACGGTCTTTTTGAGGCGGGCATGGCGGCCTTTATCCTGGCCCATTGTTTTTATATTGCCCTTTTTCTTGCCCGCCCAAAACTGACCCCTGTCAGGGGGCTTGTCATGGGGGGCATGGTTGTATTTACCCTCTGGTTTGGGGCCTTTCTTTTTCCAGGGCTCAAAGGGATGATGGTTCCCATTTATGTTTATCTCGGGGTGATCCTGTGTATGGGGATTTCTGCCTGTCTTGGCCGGGATAATCATTGGATGGTCATTGCCGGGGCCATTGTGTTTATTATTTCCGACTCTTTGATTGCCTGGACCCGGTTTGTCACCCCCATACCCCATTCAAGTCTTTGGGTGATGCTGACCTATTATCTGGCCCAGGCCATGCTGGCCCTGGGGGTGTTCAGGTCATACCCGAATATTTCATGA